A window of the Zeugodacus cucurbitae isolate PBARC_wt_2022May chromosome 2, idZeuCucr1.2, whole genome shotgun sequence genome harbors these coding sequences:
- the LOC105213689 gene encoding dnaJ homolog subfamily C member 3 — translation MVLPLSDMLPFASGERRLAACVLLLLLELFLEGANAVPNQADIENHLELGKEFLARGQLADALTHYHAAVEGDPNNYLTLFKRGTVYLALGKARFAIQDFTRVLELKPDFTAARIQRGIVHLKSGEFEQASDDFEHVLQEDPYNESVNEHFRRIDAAIEQWEIVKDLRYRGDSRNIIPMITQLLEISPWSIEFRQARADAYIAIDDLPPAISDLRSVNKLSQDSTEGYYNIALLLYKMGQATNALKEIRECLHLDPENKDCFPFYKKLRKVEKHLANAENSREEKQYADCITSAEAVLKQEKDEKMIIYEAKRLLCTCYTRDEQFAKALSHCKEALDLLKDPQLYCERADAYIGSEMYDDAIHDYQRALEIDESLQRAKEGIEKAKRLQKQAERRDYYKILGVKRTANKQEIIKAYRKAAQKWHPDNFKDEEKKIAEKKFIDIAAAKEVLTDPEKRKQFDMGQDPLDPEANQQGGFRGGSPFANFHHGSPFQFKFHFN, via the exons ATGGTACTGCCGCTGAGTGATATGCTACCTTTTGCCAGCGGTGAAAGAAGACTGGCAGCttgtgttttgttattgttattagaaCTATTTCTAGAAG GTGCGAACGCCGTACCCAATCAGGCTGACATTGAAAATCATCTGGAGCTTGGTAAAGAATTTTTAGCAAGAGGGCAGCTGGCAGATGCACTAACACATTATCATGCGGCTGTAG AGGGTGACCCCAATAACTATTTGACGCTTTTCAAACGGGGCACTGTTTATTTAGCGCTGGGAAAGGCGCGTTTCGCCATACAAGACTTCACCCGTGTGCTGGAACTGAAACCAGACTTCACAGCGGCACGAATTCAGCGTGGAATtgtgcatttaaagagtggagAATTCGAACAAGCGAGTGACGACTTCGAACATGTG CTGCAAGAAGATCCGTACAATGAGAGTGTCAATGAGCACTTTAGACGAATTGACGCTGCTATTGAACAGTGGGAAATTGTGAAAGATCTAAGGTATCGAGGTGATTCGCGTAATATCATTCCAATGATTACACAATTACTTGAAATCTCTCCATGGTCTATTGAATTCCGTCAAGCACGCGCTGACGCTTACATTGCCATAGATGATCTACCACCTGCCATATCCGATCTCCGTTCCGTGAACAAACTTTCACAGGACAGCACAGAAGGCTATTATAACATTGCATTGTTATTGTACAAAATGGGTCAGGCTACAAATGCGCTGAAAGAGATACGTGAATGTTTACATCTTGATCCAGAAAATAAAGACTGTTTCCCATTCTATAAGAAGCTTAGAAAAGTAGAAAAACATTTGGCAAACGCCGAGAATTCGCGCGAGGAAAAGCAGTACGCAGATTGCATCACTTCTGCTGAGGCTGTACTAAAGCAAGAGAAAGACGAAAAAATGATCATATACGAGGCTAAGCGACTACTCTGCACATGTTACACGCGAGACGAACAGTTTGCCAAAGCTTTAAGTCATTGCAAAGAAGCGCTCGATTTGTTGAAAGACCCGCAATTATATTGCGAACGTGCTGACGCCTATATTGGCTCAGAAATGTACGACGATGCGATACATGATTACCAAAGAGCTTTGGAAATTGATGAAAGTCTACAACGTGCTAAGGAGGGTATCGAAAAAGCGAAAAGACTGCAAAAACAAGCGGAACGAAGGGATTACTACAAAATTCTCGGCGTGAAACGCACCGCAAACAAACAAGAAATTATCAAAGCGTACCGCAAAGCTGCACAAAAATGGCATCCCGATAACTTCAAAGATGAGGAGAAGAAGATCGCCGAAAAGAAGTTTATTGACATTGCGGCGGCCAAAGAAGTGCTGACTGATCCCGAGAAACGAAAACAGTTCGATATGGGTCAAGATCCGCTCGATCCAGAGGCAAACCAACAAGGGGGCTTCCGCGGCGGTAGTCCATTTGCGAACTTCCATCACGGGTCACCGTTCCAATTCAAATTCCACTTCAACTAG